In the genome of Dioscorea cayenensis subsp. rotundata cultivar TDr96_F1 chromosome 1, TDr96_F1_v2_PseudoChromosome.rev07_lg8_w22 25.fasta, whole genome shotgun sequence, one region contains:
- the LOC120261101 gene encoding acyl-CoA thioesterase 2 isoform X2: MDREAVIEFLGQVPLLQRLPSSSLMKVAELVQFKSYDHGDYVVREGETGQGIYFIWEGQAEVIGPSNGDEGNRPELLLRKYDYFGYGTSGSVHQVNVIALSKLTCLVLPHGNGNLLQPKSIWNAEGTPKDFSLVEHILHLEPIDADIFRGFTLPDSPSFRQVFGGQFIGQALAAASKTVDCLKHAHSLHAYFLVAGDNNLPIVYQVHRARDGNSFATRQVDAKQNGVVVFSLMASFQKNEVGFEHQNSLMPLVPLPETLPSMEELRERRLTDPRLPMEYRKTVAREKFVPWPIEIRFCDSSSSRRPSQPSMRYWFRARGKLSDDQALHRCVLAYASDLLFVGVSLNPHRRKGLKTTTLSLDHSIWFHRTVKADDWLLYSIESPSACGGRGFVTGLMFNRNWRACCFIDSRRSCKEIETVNWGTQIKALIMHLQHLSNAKIYA; this comes from the exons ATGGATCGAGAAGCAG TTATCGAGTTCTTGGGACAAGTCCCGCTGCTGCAGAGGCTTCCAAGCTCTTCTCTCATGAAGGTCGCAGAGCTCGTCCAATTCAAGTCGTATG ATCACGGTGATTATGTTGTTCGTGAAGGGGAAACAGGACAAGGAATCTATTTTATTTGGGAGGGTCAG GCTGAAGTTATTGGACCATCAAATGGCGATGAAGGGAATCGCCCGGAGCTTTTGTTGAGAAAATATGACTATTTTGGCTATG GTACTAGTGGTTCTGTTCATCAAGTCAATGTAATTGCGTTGTCaaag CTGACTTGTTTGGTTCTGCCGCATGGGAATGGCAATTTACTACAACCAAAATCAATATGGAATGCAGAAGGAACACCAAAGGACTTTTCCCTTGTGGAGCATATATTGCACTTGGAGCCCATTGAT GCGGATATATTTCGCGGATTTACTCTGCCTGATAGTCCATCATTTAGACAAGTTTTTGGAGGTCAGTTTATTGGGCAG GCATTGGCTGCAGCATCCAAGACTGTGGATTGCCTTAAACATGCACATAGTTTGCatgcttattttcttgttgcagGAGATAATAACT TGCCCATTGTATATCAAGTTCATCGAGCACGTGATGGAAACAGCTTTGCTACTAGGCAAGTTGATGCAAAACAAAATGGTGTTGTTGTATTCAGTTTAATGGCTTCATTCCAG AAGAACGAAGTAGGATTCGAACACCAAAATTCCTTGATGCCTCTTGTGCCTCTTCCAGAAACA CTTCCATCAATGGAAGAGTTACGAGAGCGACGCCTTACTGATCCTCGGCTCCCCAT GGAATATCGCAAGACAGTTGCTAGAGAAAAGTTTGTTCCCTGGCCCATAGAGATAAGGTTTTGTGATTCAAGCAGTTCAAGGAGACCATCTCAACCAAG CATGAGGTATTGGTTCAGAGCAAGGGGGAAACTTTCAGATGACCAAGCTTTGCATAG ATGTGTATTAGCTTATGCTTCGGATCTTTTATTTGTTGGTGTGAGCTTGAATCCTCACCGGCGGAAGGGTTTGAAGACAACCACCCTCAGTTTGGATCATTC GATTTGGTTCCACAGAACTGTCAAAGCTGATGATTGGTTGCTATATTCG ATAGAGAGCCCATCAGCATGCGGTGGTCGTGGATTTGTGACAGGTCTCATGTTCAACAGGAACTGGCGAG CTTGTTGCTTCATTGACTCAAGAAGGTCTTGTAAGGAAATTGAAACCGTTAACTGGGGAACtcaaatcaaagctctaataaTGCACTTGCAG CATTTATCAAATGCTAAAATATATGCTTGA
- the LOC120261101 gene encoding acyl-CoA thioesterase 2 isoform X1, producing the protein MDREAVIEFLGQVPLLQRLPSSSLMKVAELVQFKSYDHGDYVVREGETGQGIYFIWEGQAEVIGPSNGDEGNRPELLLRKYDYFGYGTSGSVHQVNVIALSKLTCLVLPHGNGNLLQPKSIWNAEGTPKDFSLVEHILHLEPIDADIFRGFTLPDSPSFRQVFGGQFIGQALAAASKTVDCLKHAHSLHAYFLVAGDNNLPIVYQVHRARDGNSFATRQVDAKQNGVVVFSLMASFQKNEVGFEHQNSLMPLVPLPETLPSMEELRERRLTDPRLPMEYRKTVAREKFVPWPIEIRFCDSSSSRRPSQPSMRYWFRARGKLSDDQALHRCVLAYASDLLFVGVSLNPHRRKGLKTTTLSLDHSIWFHRTVKADDWLLYSIESPSACGGRGFVTGLMFNRNWRACCFIDSRRSCKEIETVNWGTQIKALIMHLQVKKLFHYYDSPYEYAGHCYCAGLSSYSQICLVATAFIKC; encoded by the exons ATGGATCGAGAAGCAG TTATCGAGTTCTTGGGACAAGTCCCGCTGCTGCAGAGGCTTCCAAGCTCTTCTCTCATGAAGGTCGCAGAGCTCGTCCAATTCAAGTCGTATG ATCACGGTGATTATGTTGTTCGTGAAGGGGAAACAGGACAAGGAATCTATTTTATTTGGGAGGGTCAG GCTGAAGTTATTGGACCATCAAATGGCGATGAAGGGAATCGCCCGGAGCTTTTGTTGAGAAAATATGACTATTTTGGCTATG GTACTAGTGGTTCTGTTCATCAAGTCAATGTAATTGCGTTGTCaaag CTGACTTGTTTGGTTCTGCCGCATGGGAATGGCAATTTACTACAACCAAAATCAATATGGAATGCAGAAGGAACACCAAAGGACTTTTCCCTTGTGGAGCATATATTGCACTTGGAGCCCATTGAT GCGGATATATTTCGCGGATTTACTCTGCCTGATAGTCCATCATTTAGACAAGTTTTTGGAGGTCAGTTTATTGGGCAG GCATTGGCTGCAGCATCCAAGACTGTGGATTGCCTTAAACATGCACATAGTTTGCatgcttattttcttgttgcagGAGATAATAACT TGCCCATTGTATATCAAGTTCATCGAGCACGTGATGGAAACAGCTTTGCTACTAGGCAAGTTGATGCAAAACAAAATGGTGTTGTTGTATTCAGTTTAATGGCTTCATTCCAG AAGAACGAAGTAGGATTCGAACACCAAAATTCCTTGATGCCTCTTGTGCCTCTTCCAGAAACA CTTCCATCAATGGAAGAGTTACGAGAGCGACGCCTTACTGATCCTCGGCTCCCCAT GGAATATCGCAAGACAGTTGCTAGAGAAAAGTTTGTTCCCTGGCCCATAGAGATAAGGTTTTGTGATTCAAGCAGTTCAAGGAGACCATCTCAACCAAG CATGAGGTATTGGTTCAGAGCAAGGGGGAAACTTTCAGATGACCAAGCTTTGCATAG ATGTGTATTAGCTTATGCTTCGGATCTTTTATTTGTTGGTGTGAGCTTGAATCCTCACCGGCGGAAGGGTTTGAAGACAACCACCCTCAGTTTGGATCATTC GATTTGGTTCCACAGAACTGTCAAAGCTGATGATTGGTTGCTATATTCG ATAGAGAGCCCATCAGCATGCGGTGGTCGTGGATTTGTGACAGGTCTCATGTTCAACAGGAACTGGCGAG CTTGTTGCTTCATTGACTCAAGAAGGTCTTGTAAGGAAATTGAAACCGTTAACTGGGGAACtcaaatcaaagctctaataaTGCACTTGCAGGTGaagaaattatttcattattatgaTAGCCCTTATGAATATGCTGGCCATTGTTATTGTGCTGGATTATCGTCTTATTCTCAAATTTGTCTTGTTGCAACAGCATTTATCAAATGCTAA
- the LOC120261101 gene encoding acyl-CoA thioesterase 2 isoform X3 — translation MDREAVIEFLGQVPLLQRLPSSSLMKVAELVQFKSYDHGDYVVREGETGQGIYFIWEGQAEVIGPSNGDEGNRPELLLRKYDYFGYGTSGSVHQVNVIALSKLTCLVLPHGNGNLLQPKSIWNAEGTPKDFSLVEHILHLEPIDADIFRGFTLPDSPSFRQVFGGQFIGQALAAASKTVDCLKHAHSLHAYFLVAGDNNLPIVYQVHRARDGNSFATRQVDAKQNGVVVFSLMASFQKNEVGFEHQNSLMPLVPLPETLPSMEELRERRLTDPRLPMEYRKTVAREKFVPWPIEIRFCDSSSSRRPSQPSMRYWFRARGKLSDDQALHRCVLAYASDLLFVGVSLNPHRRKGLKTTTLSLDHSIWFHRTVKADDWLLYSIESPSACGGRGFVTGLMFNRNWRACCFIDSRRSCKEIETVNWGTQIKALIMHLQLKVW, via the exons ATGGATCGAGAAGCAG TTATCGAGTTCTTGGGACAAGTCCCGCTGCTGCAGAGGCTTCCAAGCTCTTCTCTCATGAAGGTCGCAGAGCTCGTCCAATTCAAGTCGTATG ATCACGGTGATTATGTTGTTCGTGAAGGGGAAACAGGACAAGGAATCTATTTTATTTGGGAGGGTCAG GCTGAAGTTATTGGACCATCAAATGGCGATGAAGGGAATCGCCCGGAGCTTTTGTTGAGAAAATATGACTATTTTGGCTATG GTACTAGTGGTTCTGTTCATCAAGTCAATGTAATTGCGTTGTCaaag CTGACTTGTTTGGTTCTGCCGCATGGGAATGGCAATTTACTACAACCAAAATCAATATGGAATGCAGAAGGAACACCAAAGGACTTTTCCCTTGTGGAGCATATATTGCACTTGGAGCCCATTGAT GCGGATATATTTCGCGGATTTACTCTGCCTGATAGTCCATCATTTAGACAAGTTTTTGGAGGTCAGTTTATTGGGCAG GCATTGGCTGCAGCATCCAAGACTGTGGATTGCCTTAAACATGCACATAGTTTGCatgcttattttcttgttgcagGAGATAATAACT TGCCCATTGTATATCAAGTTCATCGAGCACGTGATGGAAACAGCTTTGCTACTAGGCAAGTTGATGCAAAACAAAATGGTGTTGTTGTATTCAGTTTAATGGCTTCATTCCAG AAGAACGAAGTAGGATTCGAACACCAAAATTCCTTGATGCCTCTTGTGCCTCTTCCAGAAACA CTTCCATCAATGGAAGAGTTACGAGAGCGACGCCTTACTGATCCTCGGCTCCCCAT GGAATATCGCAAGACAGTTGCTAGAGAAAAGTTTGTTCCCTGGCCCATAGAGATAAGGTTTTGTGATTCAAGCAGTTCAAGGAGACCATCTCAACCAAG CATGAGGTATTGGTTCAGAGCAAGGGGGAAACTTTCAGATGACCAAGCTTTGCATAG ATGTGTATTAGCTTATGCTTCGGATCTTTTATTTGTTGGTGTGAGCTTGAATCCTCACCGGCGGAAGGGTTTGAAGACAACCACCCTCAGTTTGGATCATTC GATTTGGTTCCACAGAACTGTCAAAGCTGATGATTGGTTGCTATATTCG ATAGAGAGCCCATCAGCATGCGGTGGTCGTGGATTTGTGACAGGTCTCATGTTCAACAGGAACTGGCGAG CTTGTTGCTTCATTGACTCAAGAAGGTCTTGTAAGGAAATTGAAACCGTTAACTGGGGAACtcaaatcaaagctctaataaTGCACTTGCAG TTAAAGGTTTGGTGA